The region CCGTTCCACGACCTCGACGGGGTGCACGACATATACCGGGGCTGGCGGCGGGTCGCCGACGAGTACGCCGACCGTGCGTTGATCGGTGAGGTGTGGCTGCCGGACCGGCAGCGGTTCGCCAACTACCTGCGCCCGGACGAACTGCACGCCGCGTTCAACTTCGACTTCCTCGGCTGCGCCTGGGACGCTTCCGCGTTGCGCGAGAGCATCGACGGGACGCTGAGCGCGCACGCGCCGGTCAACGCCCCGGCCACCTGGGTCCTCTCCAACCACGACGTCACCCGCCACGTCACCCGCTACGGTCGGGCCGACACCAGGTTCAGCTTCGCGGCCAAGCGCGAGGGTATCCCCACCGACCTGGAACTGGGCACCCGCCGAGCCCGGGCCGCCGCGCTGCTGTCGCTGTCGCTGCCCGGAGCCGCCTACGTCTACCAGGGCGAGGAGTTGGGCCTCTACGAGGTCGAGGACATCCCGTACGCGCTGCGGCAGGACCCGATGTGGGAACGTTCCGGCCGGATCGACCCGGGCCGGGACGGCTGCCGCGTACCCCTGCCGTGGGCTGGTGACGAGCCGCCGTTCGAGTTCAGTCCGGCCGGCGCCGCAGCGCCCTGGCTGCCCCAGCCGGCCGACTGGAAGGACCGGACGGCCCGCGCGCAGACCGGAGACTCGGCGTCGATGCTGGAGCTGTACCGGGCGGCGATCCAGGCGCGGCGGGCCGACCCGGCGCTCGGCGACGGGGAGCTGACCTGGCTGCCCGCCCCGGACAGCGTGCTCGCCTTCAGTCGTGGCGGCGGCTTCGTCTGCGTCGTCAACCTCTCCGACTCGCCGGTTCCGATGCCGGCGGAGGGGGAGTTGCTGCTGGCCAGTGGGCCACTCGACGACGGGTTGCTGCCGGCCGACACCGCGGTCTGGCTGCGTACCGCCAAGGCGACCGACCTGACCTGACAGTGCTCGCCGTGGTGCCGGCGGCCCGTCCCGGCCGCCGGCACCACGCCACCCGGAACGGAAGGAGGAACGAGGGGGACGCGCCGCACCGACACGGGGGGACCTGGCCTGCCTGACGAAAGGGAGAGCGCAGCTCATGGCCAACCACACCACCGGCACCCCGCACCACCTTCGACACCCGACCCGGGCAGGGTTGGCCGCCATTGCCGCCGCCCTGCTCGCCGCCACCTCGTTGACCGCTCTCGCGGTCACCGGCACCGCAACCCCGGCCTCGGCGGCCGGGCTGTCCCCCTTCGACATCCCCAACCGGGGCGCCACAGTGCCGTTCGTCGAGCAGGAGGCGGAGAAGGCCGCCCACAACGGCACGAAGATCGGCCCGGACCGCCGCTACGGCACGCTGCCGTCCGAGGCGTCCGGCCGGGAGGCGGTGACCCTCGACGCCGTCGGCGAGTACGTCGAATTCACCCTCACCGCCCCGGCCAACGCGGTCACCTTCCGGTACAGCCTGCCGGACAGCCCGGCCGGCACGGGCCGGGACGCCGCCATCGACCTGCGGGCCAACGGGTCGCTTTTGAAGTCGGTCCCGGTGACGTCGCGGTACGGCTGGTACTACGGCGGATACCCGTTCAACAACAACCCGGGCGACACCAACCCGCACCACTTCTACGACGAGACCCGGGCGATGTTCGGCAGCACCCAGCCGGCCGGCACGAAGATCCGGTTCCAGGTCTCCTCGACCGCGCAGTCGCCCACGTTCACCATCGACCTGGCCGACTTCGAGCTGGTAGCCCCGGCGATCACGAAGCCCTCCGGCGTCATCGACGTGGTCACCGACTTCGGTGCCGACCCGAGCGGCGCGACCGACTCGACCGCGAAGTTCCAGGCGGCCGTCGACGCCGGTAAGGCCCAGGGCCGGGCGGTCTGGATCCCGACCGGGACCTTCACCCTCTGGGACCACGTGGTGGTCGACGGGGTGACGCTGCGTGGCGCCGGCCCCTGGTACTCGGTGCTCGGCGGCCGGCACCCCACCGAGCGGAACCGGTCCGTCGGCATCTACGGGAAGTACGTCCCCGGTGGCGGCTACACCGGCCCGGTGCGCGCGCACGAGGCGAACGGGCCCAGCCGCAACGTCACCCTGCGGGACTTCGCCATCATCGGCGACATCCGCGAGCGGGTCGACGACGACCAGGTCAACGCGCTGGGCGGGGCGATGACGAACTCGGTGGTCGACAACCTGTGGTTGGAGAACACCAAGGTCGGGGCGTGGATGGACGGCCCGATGGACAACTTCACCATCCGCAACAGCCGGATCCTGGACCAGACCGCGGACGGGGTGAACTTCCACACCGGCGTGACCAACTCGACGGTGACCAACACCTTCGTCCGCAACACCGGCGACGACGCGTTGGCGATGTGGGCGCAGAGCGTGCCGAACGTCAACAACTCCTTCACCCGCAACACCATCGGCGTGACCCTGCTGGCGAACCACCTGGTCAGCTACGGCGGTCGGGACATCACGATCACCGACAACGTGACGGCCGACTCGCTGACCAACGGCGGCGGCATCCACGTCGCGAACCGTTACCCGGGTGTGCAGGGCGACACCGCGGTCCGCGGCACCTGGACGATCGCCCGCAACACGTTGATCCGCAACGGCAACTCGGACTACAACTGGAACTTCGGCGTCGGGGCGATCTGGTTCTCCGCCCTCAACGAGTCGTTCCAGCAGGCCACCATCAACATCACCGACACCGACATCCTGGACAGCTCGTACGCGGCGCTGCACTGGATCGAGGGCCAGACCAGCGGCATCAACCTCAACAACGTACGCATCGACGGCGCCGGCACGTACGCGCTCCAGGTGCAGGCACCCAGCCAGGTGTCCTTCACCAACGTGCGGGCCACCAACATCGCGCAGAGCAACCCGATGCACAACTGCGTGGGCGGTGGCTTCCAGATCACCCAGGGCTCGGGGAACTCCGGCTGGTACACCCCGACCCCGTACTGCGGCCCGTGGCCGAACCCGCAGTGGGGTGGCGGACCCACCTCGCCGCCGCCCACCACGACCCCGCCTCCCACGACCCCGCCGCCGACCACGCCACCCCCGACCAGCGGGAACCTGGCGCTGAACCGGTCGACGACCGCCACCAGCACCAACCAGAACTACGCGGCGGGCAACGTGGTGGACGGCAACGCGGCCAGCTACTGGGAGAGCGCCAACAACGCGTTCCCGCAGTCGATCACCATCGACCTGGGCGCGTCCCGGTCCGTCGACCGGGTGGTGCTCAAGCTGCCCAGCGGTTGGGAGCAACGCACCCAGACGCTGTCGGTGCTCGGCTCCGCCGACGGGTCGTCGTACTCCACGCTGGCGTCGTCCGCCAGCCGGGTCTTCACCCCCGGCTCGGGCAACACCGTGTCGATCGGGCTGCCCTCCGGTGCCCGCCGCTACCTCCGGGTCACCGTCACCGGCAACACCGGCTGGCCGGCCGCGCAGCTCTCCGAGGTCGAGGTGTACGGCGGCACGACCACCACACCACCGCCGACCACCACCCCGCCCCCGACCACCCCGCCACCCACGACCACCCCGCCACCCAGCGGCAACCTGGCGGCCGGGCGGTCGATCACCGAGACCAGCCACTCCGACGTGTACGCCGCCCCCAACGCGGTGGACGGCAACCCGAACACCTACTGGGAGAGCGCCAACAACGCCTTCCCGCAGTCACTGACCGTGGACCTGGGTGCCGACCGGTCGGTGTCCCGGGTGGTGCTGAAACTCCCACCGTCGTCGGCCTGGCAGACGCGTACGCAGACGCTGGCGGTGCTCGGCTCCACCAACGGCTCGTCGTTCACCACGGTGAAGGCGTCCGCCGGCTACACCTTCAACCCGGCCAGCGGCAACACGGCCACCGTGACCTTCACGGCGACCAACCAGCGGTACCTGCGACTCACCGTCACCGGCAACAGCGGCTGGCCGGCCGGCCAGCTCAGCGAGTTCGAGGTCTATTCCAGCTAGGCCGTCGGCCCCGCCCGGACCGGGCGGGGCCACCGGTCCGGTCCGGCGCAACGCGGCGCCGGCCACCCACCCCGTCCCCCAACCCGCACCATCCCCCACCTGTCGCGGAACGACGGGCGTACCCCTGCACCCGTCGCCGGGCAACGCACCCACACCCACCCCCGAAAGAGGTGTAGCGACCCCATGTTCAGCAACGGCACCAGACGAGGCACGCCGCCGCTCGGCGCGCCCAATCCCGTCCCCCGCACGGGCCACCGACGGCTGCTCGCCAGCGTGCTCGCCGGGATGCTCCTCGCCACCGCCCCGGTCGTCATCCCCGCGGCGAACGCGGCACCGGCGGTCGACCCGGTCGCCGCCGCCGCGCGGATGGCCATGCTCGCCGGGCTCTCCGCGACGATGACCGCCAGCAGCTACAACCAGAACTACGTGGCGGGCAACGCCAACGACGGCAACGCGTCGACCTACTGGGAGAGCGCCAACAACGCGTTCCCGCAGTGGATCCAGGCTGACCTGGGCGCCACGGTCAGCGTGGACCGGGTGGTGCTCAAGCTGCCACCCGCGTCGGACTGGCAGACCCGCACCCAGACGCTGTCGGTGCTCGGCTCGACCAACGGCTCGTCCTTCACCACCCTGAAGGCGTCCGCCGGCTACACCTTCAACCCGAGCAGCGGCAACACCGCGACGGTCAGCTTCACCGCCGCCAGCACCCGCTACGTGCGGGTGCAGGTCACCGGCAACACCGGCTGGCCGGCCGCGCAGTTCTCCGAGGTCGAGGTGTACGGCGCCACCGGCAGCACCGACACCCAGGCCCCGAGCGTTCCCGGCAACCTGGCGTACACCCAGCCGGCCAGCGGGCAGATCCGGCTCACCTGGTCAGCGTCCACCGACAACGTCGGGGTGACCGGCTACGACGTCTACGCCAACGGCGCGCTGCGCGGCAGCGTCAACGGCTCGACGCTCACGTACACCGACAGTCAGTCGGCCAGTGCCACCGTCTCGTACTACGTGCGGGCCAAGGACGCGGCCGGGAACCAGTCGGCGAACAGCAACACCGTGACCCGGACCGGCACCGGCAACCCGCCGACCGGTAGCAACCTGGCGATCGGCAAACCGATCACCGCCTCCGGGTACGTGCACACGTTCGTGGCCACCAACGCCAACGACAACAACGTGGCCACCTACTGGGAGGGCAACGGCAACCCGAGCACGCTGACCGTGCAGCTCGGCGCGAACGCCAGCCTCAGCCAGATCGTGCTCAAGCTGAACCCGGACTCGGCCTGGGGTACGCGTACGCAGAACATCACGGTGCTCGGCCGGGACCAGGGTTCGTCGAGCTTCACCACCCTGGTCGGCGCGGCGAACTACACCTTCAACCCGGGCAGCGGCAACACGGTGACCATCCCGGTCTCCGGTGCTGCGGCGGACGTACGGCTCTCGATCGCCTCGAACACCGGCGCCCCGGCCGGGCAGGTGGCCGAGTTCCAGGTCTTCGGCACCCCCGCGCCGAACCCGGACCTGACCGTCACCGGCATGTCGTTCAGCCCGTCCGCACCGGTCGAGACCAGCACGATCACCCTCTCGGCCACCGTGCGCAACGCCGGCTCGGCGGCCTCCGGCGCGACGAACGTCAACTTCTACCTGGGCTCCACCCGGGTCGGGACCGCCTCGGTCGGCAGCCTCGCCTCCGGCGCCTCGACCACTGTCAGCGCCAGCATCGGCACCCGTGACGCGGGCAGCTACCCGCTCAGCGCGAAGGTCGACGAGTCGAACACCGTCGTCGAGCAGGACGACACCAACAACAGCTACACCAACCCCAGCCCGCTGGTCGTCGCCGCGGTCGCCAGCTCCGACCTCGTCGCCTCGGCGGTCGCCTGGTCGCCGGGCAACCCGTCGGCGGGCAACACGGTGACCTTCTCCGTGTCCATCCGCAACGCCGGCAACCAGGCTTCCGCGTCCGGTGCGCACGGCATCACCCTGACCGTGCTCAACGAGTCCGGCACCGTGGTCCGTACCCTGGCCGGCTCGTACTCCGGCGTGATCAACGCCGGCGCCACGGTCGGGCCGATCAACCTGGGCACCTGGACCGCCGCGAACGGCAAGTACACCGTCCGGGTGGTGCTCGCCGTGGACGGCAACGAGCTGCCGGTGAAGCAGGCCAACAACACCAGTGACCGCCCCCTCTTCGTCGGTCGCGGCGCCAACATGCCCTACGACATGTACGAGGCCGAGGACGGTGCGATCGGCGGTGGCGCCAGCGTCGTCGGGCCGAACCGGGAGATCGGCGACCTGGCCGGCGAGGCGTCCGGTCGGCGGGCGGTGACCCTCAACTCGACCGGCAGCTACGTCGAGTTCACCACCCGGGCCAGCACCAACACGCTGGTCACCCGCTTCTCCATCCCGGACGCACCGGGCGGCGGCGGCATCAACTCGACGCTGAACGTCTACGTCAACGGCACGTTCCACAAGGCCATCGACCTGACGTCCCGGTACGCCTGGCTCTACGGCAACGAGGCCAGCCCGGGCAACTCACCGAGCGCGGGCGGACCGCGGCACATCTACGACGAAGCCAACGTCATGCTCAACTCCACCGTCCCGGCCGGCAGCAAGATCCGCCTGCAGAAGGACCCGGCCAACACCACCACGTACGCGATCGACTTCATCAACACCGAGCAGGTGTCGCCGATCGCCAACCCGGACCCGTCCCGCTACACCACGCCGACCGGCTTCACCCACCAGGACGTGCAGAACGCCCTGGACCGGGTGCGGATGGACACCACCGGCAACCTGGTCGGGGTGTACCTGCCGGCCGGAAACTACTCCACCTCGTCGAAGTTCCAGGTGTACGGCAAGGCGGTCCAGGTGACCGGCGCCGGCCCCTGGTACACCCGGTTCAATGCCCCGTCGGGCCAGGACAACACCGACATCGGCTTCCGGGCCGAGGCGTCGGCGGCGAACTCGTCGTTCAAGAACTTCGCCTACTTCGGTAACTACACCTCGCGCATCGACGGCCCGGGCAAGGTGTTCGACTTCTCCAACGTGTCGAACATCGTGATCGACAACATCTGGAACGAGCACATGGTGTGCCTCTACTGGGGCGCGAACACCGACTACATGACGATCAAGAACTCCCGGATCCGCAACATGTTTGCCGACGGCATCAACATGACCAACGGGAGCACCAACAACCTGGTCAGCAACAACGACGCCCGGGCCACCGGCGACGACAGCTTCGCGCTGTTCTCGGCGATCGACGCGGGCGGCGCCGACATGAAGGACAACATCTACGAGAACCTGACCTCGACCCTCACCTGGCGGGCCGCAGGCGTGGCCGTCTACGGCGGGTACGGCAACACGTTCCGCAACATCTACATCGCGGACACCCTGGTCTACTCGGGCATCACCATCAGCTCGCTCGACTTCGGCTACCCGATGAACGGCTTCGGTGCCAACCCGCCGACCCGGTTCGAGAACATCTCGATCGTGCGGGCCGGTGGGCACTTCTGGGGTGGGCAGACCTTCCCGGCGATCTGGGTCTTCTCGGCCTCGAAGGTGTTCCAGGGCATCCGGGTCAGCGATGTCGACATCGTCGATCCGACGTACAGCGGCATCATGTTCCAGACCAACTACGTCGGCGGGCAACCGCAGAACCCGATCACCGACACGGTCTTCACCAACGTCTCGATCAGCGGTGCCCGGAAGAGCGGGGACGCCTACGACGCGAAGTCCGGCTTCGCCATCTGGGCGAACCCGATGCCGGAAGCCGGGCAGGGTCCGGCCGTCGGGTCGGTCACCTTCAACAACCTCCGGTTGAGCAACAACGCGGTGGATATCCAGAACCCCACCTCGACGTTCACCATCATCCGCAACTGAGTCACCCGGTAGCCGACGCCGTCGGGAGGTCCCACCCTCCCGGCGGCGTCGCGCCGTGCCGGCCCTCGCCCG is a window of Micromonospora sp. WMMD961 DNA encoding:
- a CDS encoding glycoside hydrolase family 13 protein: MSTADSSPWWRGAVIYQVYPRSFADGNGDGIGDIAGIRSRLDHLSALGVDAIWFSPWYPSPMADAGYDVSDYRDIDPVFGTLAEVEALIAEAHALGIRTIVDVVPNHCSDAHPWFQAALAGGPGAPERDLFWFRPGRGPNGDQRPTDWVGEFGGETWTRTTNPDGTPGDWYLHLFAPQQPDFNWDHPRVRAEFEDILRFWFDRGVDGIRIDSAGLLVKDGTLPEVQPDQPHPFHDLDGVHDIYRGWRRVADEYADRALIGEVWLPDRQRFANYLRPDELHAAFNFDFLGCAWDASALRESIDGTLSAHAPVNAPATWVLSNHDVTRHVTRYGRADTRFSFAAKREGIPTDLELGTRRARAAALLSLSLPGAAYVYQGEELGLYEVEDIPYALRQDPMWERSGRIDPGRDGCRVPLPWAGDEPPFEFSPAGAAAPWLPQPADWKDRTARAQTGDSASMLELYRAAIQARRADPALGDGELTWLPAPDSVLAFSRGGGFVCVVNLSDSPVPMPAEGELLLASGPLDDGLLPADTAVWLRTAKATDLT
- a CDS encoding discoidin domain-containing protein, which produces MANHTTGTPHHLRHPTRAGLAAIAAALLAATSLTALAVTGTATPASAAGLSPFDIPNRGATVPFVEQEAEKAAHNGTKIGPDRRYGTLPSEASGREAVTLDAVGEYVEFTLTAPANAVTFRYSLPDSPAGTGRDAAIDLRANGSLLKSVPVTSRYGWYYGGYPFNNNPGDTNPHHFYDETRAMFGSTQPAGTKIRFQVSSTAQSPTFTIDLADFELVAPAITKPSGVIDVVTDFGADPSGATDSTAKFQAAVDAGKAQGRAVWIPTGTFTLWDHVVVDGVTLRGAGPWYSVLGGRHPTERNRSVGIYGKYVPGGGYTGPVRAHEANGPSRNVTLRDFAIIGDIRERVDDDQVNALGGAMTNSVVDNLWLENTKVGAWMDGPMDNFTIRNSRILDQTADGVNFHTGVTNSTVTNTFVRNTGDDALAMWAQSVPNVNNSFTRNTIGVTLLANHLVSYGGRDITITDNVTADSLTNGGGIHVANRYPGVQGDTAVRGTWTIARNTLIRNGNSDYNWNFGVGAIWFSALNESFQQATINITDTDILDSSYAALHWIEGQTSGINLNNVRIDGAGTYALQVQAPSQVSFTNVRATNIAQSNPMHNCVGGGFQITQGSGNSGWYTPTPYCGPWPNPQWGGGPTSPPPTTTPPPTTPPPTTPPPTSGNLALNRSTTATSTNQNYAAGNVVDGNAASYWESANNAFPQSITIDLGASRSVDRVVLKLPSGWEQRTQTLSVLGSADGSSYSTLASSASRVFTPGSGNTVSIGLPSGARRYLRVTVTGNTGWPAAQLSEVEVYGGTTTTPPPTTTPPPTTPPPTTTPPPSGNLAAGRSITETSHSDVYAAPNAVDGNPNTYWESANNAFPQSLTVDLGADRSVSRVVLKLPPSSAWQTRTQTLAVLGSTNGSSFTTVKASAGYTFNPASGNTATVTFTATNQRYLRLTVTGNSGWPAGQLSEFEVYSS
- a CDS encoding discoidin domain-containing protein, which gives rise to MFSNGTRRGTPPLGAPNPVPRTGHRRLLASVLAGMLLATAPVVIPAANAAPAVDPVAAAARMAMLAGLSATMTASSYNQNYVAGNANDGNASTYWESANNAFPQWIQADLGATVSVDRVVLKLPPASDWQTRTQTLSVLGSTNGSSFTTLKASAGYTFNPSSGNTATVSFTAASTRYVRVQVTGNTGWPAAQFSEVEVYGATGSTDTQAPSVPGNLAYTQPASGQIRLTWSASTDNVGVTGYDVYANGALRGSVNGSTLTYTDSQSASATVSYYVRAKDAAGNQSANSNTVTRTGTGNPPTGSNLAIGKPITASGYVHTFVATNANDNNVATYWEGNGNPSTLTVQLGANASLSQIVLKLNPDSAWGTRTQNITVLGRDQGSSSFTTLVGAANYTFNPGSGNTVTIPVSGAAADVRLSIASNTGAPAGQVAEFQVFGTPAPNPDLTVTGMSFSPSAPVETSTITLSATVRNAGSAASGATNVNFYLGSTRVGTASVGSLASGASTTVSASIGTRDAGSYPLSAKVDESNTVVEQDDTNNSYTNPSPLVVAAVASSDLVASAVAWSPGNPSAGNTVTFSVSIRNAGNQASASGAHGITLTVLNESGTVVRTLAGSYSGVINAGATVGPINLGTWTAANGKYTVRVVLAVDGNELPVKQANNTSDRPLFVGRGANMPYDMYEAEDGAIGGGASVVGPNREIGDLAGEASGRRAVTLNSTGSYVEFTTRASTNTLVTRFSIPDAPGGGGINSTLNVYVNGTFHKAIDLTSRYAWLYGNEASPGNSPSAGGPRHIYDEANVMLNSTVPAGSKIRLQKDPANTTTYAIDFINTEQVSPIANPDPSRYTTPTGFTHQDVQNALDRVRMDTTGNLVGVYLPAGNYSTSSKFQVYGKAVQVTGAGPWYTRFNAPSGQDNTDIGFRAEASAANSSFKNFAYFGNYTSRIDGPGKVFDFSNVSNIVIDNIWNEHMVCLYWGANTDYMTIKNSRIRNMFADGINMTNGSTNNLVSNNDARATGDDSFALFSAIDAGGADMKDNIYENLTSTLTWRAAGVAVYGGYGNTFRNIYIADTLVYSGITISSLDFGYPMNGFGANPPTRFENISIVRAGGHFWGGQTFPAIWVFSASKVFQGIRVSDVDIVDPTYSGIMFQTNYVGGQPQNPITDTVFTNVSISGARKSGDAYDAKSGFAIWANPMPEAGQGPAVGSVTFNNLRLSNNAVDIQNPTSTFTIIRN